Within the Terriglobia bacterium genome, the region TCGCAGTACCGCCTGGCGGCCATGGCCTTCGACCAGCACATCGCCCACCTGGTGCGTCCGGCGCTGACCTACTTCGCCGACAGTTCTACGTTCGACGGCATCGACTTCAGCACCACGGTAAAGGTCCCGGGCAGCAAAACGGTGCAGTCGGTGGAGTACATCCTCGGCTTCCAGGCCATGCAGTGCTTCGCGAAGTATGACTGCACGGGACAGCAGATGCTGAACGCCGGCGCGGTGCTCATCAATGGCGAGCGCGCGGCCGTCGACCTGCAAAAAGCGCAGTAGGGCGGGATCCCGCGTTTTTTCTTCGGGACATCCGGAATTCATTTGGCGAATCCGCGCCAGACGTGTATGATAGGGGTGCGTTTGAAGTGAAGCGGTTGTGAGCAAGTTTCTCTCGCGAGTTTCCTGCCCTGCAGTACCTTCCGATTCAGTGTCAACGTAAATCAAAAAGAGAAAAGAGTTACAAACAAATGGAACAAGGAACAGTGAAGTGGTTTAACGACGCCAAGGGCTTCGGCTTTATCAGCCGCGAGACCGGCGAAGACGTGTTCGTGCATTTCTCGGCCATCCAGGCAAGCGGTTTCCGCAGCCTGCGTGAAGGCCAGGCGGTGCAGTTCACCGTGACCAAGGGACCGAAAGGGCTCCAGGCAGAGAACGTCCAGCCGCTGTAAATAGCAGCGCGGAAAGTTCAAGAAGGCGGCTTAGCAGCCGCCTTTTGCATTTGGGGGCACGACCTAGTAACAGTCTGTCGAGCGATTTGCGGGGGAACCTCCGCAAACAGCGTATACTCAAGACACCACTTGACCCCGAAGACACATCGCTATCCCACCTTGCGCCTTCGCGATTGAGAAGATCCGTCCCGCAGAAGAAGCCCATTCCTCCTGCGCGGCGCCACACAGGTCCAGGCCGTCACCATTCGGGAAACGAGGATCTCATGATGAAGATGCAAGAAGCACTCGCCGAGCCCCTGCCAGTGGCAGACCCCGTTCACGTCGACAACAACCGCGTGCTGCTCGTAGACACCGACCCGGGGAAGCGCAAGCTGCGCCTGGCGAGCCTGACGCGGATGGGGATCAATGTGTGTTGCGCGACGGACGCCGCCCAGGCGCGGCTGCTGCTGCGAGAGTCGCCCTACGACCTGGTGCTGATCAATCTGCCTCGCGATCGTCAGGCAGCGCTGAAGCTTCACGCGGACATGAAAGAAGAAAGGCCGGAGCAGTCCATCCGCTTCTTCGTGGGCAAGCCATCGTACCTGGCCTCGAAGCCGCTCCCGGAACATGAGTCGGGGAACGACGGGGCGGCCGATCCTGCGAAAAAACTCCACGCGCTGATCGAGAGGACCTGCGACGGACTTCCCGGGCGGGGACGATTGCTGGAAGCCGCCTGGCGGATGACATTCCTGCGCCGCGGGCGCGGCGTGCCCCCGCCGATTCCCACCAACGGCGGATCCGCGCAGCATTCCTTTGGCGAGGCAGTGCGCCAGGCGGAAAAAGACAGCCCGCGTGAGTAAGCAGCTCGCGCCCACCATCCTGCTGGTGGACGACAATGAGAACACGCGAACGCTTCGTGCCCTCATGCTGGCCACGCAGGGCTACGCCGTCGATACGATCAGCACTCTGGCGGGCCTGCAATACCCGTGGGAAAACGCCAGGTATCGCCTGGTGCTGCTCAGCATGGGTTCGGGGATGAGAGGTGAGATGGGGTCCTGGAAACGCATTCAGCGGGACCATCCCACCCAGGAATTCATGTTCCTATTGAACTCCTCCGAGCGGCTGTGCCCGCTATTCCTTGATGACGACCAGATCCGGGACGAGGAATTATCGGACTCGTTCTTGCAGCGGGTCGAGTCGGCGCTGGCGTCCTCTAGGTAGAGGCCCAGTTGCGGCGCTCGATGATGGTGGGCGGTTCGTAAGTCACTCCCGCCGCCAGTCTCTTCTCCTCGCGCTTGTGGGCCCAGAGCAGGATGGGGCCGATCACGGCCGCCAGGAAGCGCGTGCGCAGCACTCCAAACTCCTTCGACAGGTCGCGGCGCAGGGAATGGATCTGCTCGCTGACGGAGCGATTGCTCTTCTTCAAGCGCTTCTCCATCGCCCATAGCAGCCACGCGTAGGTCGCCTTCAGGTCCCTGACCTCCCACTCGAATCGCCGGCGGACGCGCGCGTCGGGATGGTCCTTGTAGCGCTTCCAGCCCTCGAGCATGGTCTTGCATACGCGAAAGAGGCTGGGACCGTTGCGCTCGAAGTCGCGCAGGAACGCCCAGTCGAGGAAGCGCTTGGAATCATCGCGCGAGATGGAGGCGTGCCGGAAGTTGAATTTGAATTGGCCGTGGATATCGGCCGGGTCCATGTCCTCGAGCAGCCGGCCTTCTTCCTTCATCTGCTGGTGGAGAGGCGTACCCGGGATGGGCGTGTAGAGCATGAACTGGTGGAAGTCGGTGTCGTGGGAGACGGCGTACTCGATCTCGTCGCGGATGTTCTCCGGCGTGTGGTGCTCCATGCCGACGATGGTCGAGCCGAGAACTTTTATGCCGTGCGCGTGCAGTTCACGGGCCAGCGCCATGGTGTCAGTGCCGTTCAGCTTGGAGTAGCCGGAGCGCGGCGATTCCAGCCCCAGCCAGATCCAGGAGACCCCCAACTCGACCAGTTCCTGCATGGAGTACTTGCGGATGGCGTTGGCGGAGGAGAAGACATAGAAGACCCACGCTTTGCCGTGCTCCTTCATCCGGCGCAGCAACTCGAGCGCGCGTGTCCGGTTGAGCAGGAAGTTCTCGTCCATGACGAAGAACGACTGCACGTGGAGCGCCGATTCGATCTCGCACAACACGTGAAAGAGCTCGTCGCCGGTCTCGTAGAAATCCACGGACTTGCCCTTGCCGCCGAAGAATGCCGACGTGGTGCAGAAATTGCAGCCCATGGGGCAGCCGACCGAGGGGATGAAAGTGGCGGCGGTCCGCCCCGGCCGCGGGCGATCGGGCAGGCCCATCACGCGCACCCCGAAGGCGGAGACGATGTGCGGATGGCGGATGGGGGCACGCGGGTCCTCGCCGAGGTATTCGCGCATCCAGGCGATGCCTTCGCCTTTCACGATGTGGTCGGCGTCGATCATGCGCTCCAGGCCGGGGATGGCGGCCACGTGGCCGCCGACCAGGATGGTGGTGCCCGGCGAGAGTTCGCGCACCATGCGGCACATCTCCCGCACCTTCCACACGTTCATGATGATGGAGCTGATGCCGACAACGTCGTACTGCTCGCGCTTCAGCTCCTCGGCGAACCGCTCGCGCGTGGGGAAATCCAGAACCGTGCAGGGGGCGGAGATGTTCTCCTGGATCATCATGATCCCCCAGGAGCGGTGGAACATGCGCAGGGAGAAGGCGCCTTGGGCGCGCGTCACCTGGTTCTGGAAGAGCTCCATCGGGTTGATGGTGCGGCTGCCGAATTCGTCGTCGCGGGCATAAGGCCCGAACACGCCGGAAAGAAGAATGCGGGCTTTCGTGCCCTTGGGATGAGGTTCCATAGTCTCTCGGAGGTGCTGCGAGGAGAGGAGCAGCGCACCGTGCCTGCAATGCTAAGTGGCACTCGACACACCTGGCTGTGACGAGTGACCAGGATTACAAAAAGATTACAAATGCGGAACATGGTGGATAGGACGTTTCGGACTTAGCGCGGAGTCACTCGTACCGCAGGCACACGATGGGGTCGAGGTTGGCGGCGCGGTTCGCCGGATAGGAGCCGAAGAAGAGCCCGACTCCCACCGACATCGCCACTCCGGCGACCACCCAGAACAGGGAGACGGTGGCGGGCACGGAAGCGAAGGCGTTACGCACGACGGTGGCGACCAGGATCCCGAGTACGATCCCCAGCGCCCCGCCGGTGCCGGTCAGCAGCACGGATTCCAGCAGGAATTGCACGCGGATGTCGGACTTGCGCGCGCCGATGGCGCGGCGCACGCCGATCTCCCGGGTGCGCTCGGTCACCGAGATCAGCATGATGTTCATCACGCCAATGCCGCCGACCAGCAGCCCCACCGAGCTGATGATGCCGGTCAGGATCACCAGCGCGCCCGTGAGCTGGTTCCAGAGCTGGGTGAGGAAGTCGGAGGAAATCACCTCGAAGTCATTCTCCTGGCCGTGATGCAGGCGGCGCAGGCGGCGCATGGCTTCTGTCACCTCGTCCGCGGCATGCTGCGGGTCGCCGCCCTTGCGGACGGTGAATGCGATGAGCAACTCTTTCGACTCGGGATAGTTCTTGCGGAAATTGGAGAGCGGGATCACCGCGAACATGTCCACGCCCGGGCCTCCGAACAGGCCGGGGTCCTTTTCAAAGACCCCGATGACGTCGTACTGGCGGCCGTTGAGGTGAACGGTTTTGCCCACGGGGTCGGTGTGGGGGAAGAGAGAATCTGCCATGCCGGCCCCCAGGACCACGACATCGCGCGAGTGCTCTTCGTCAAAGCGGGAGAGGAACCGGCCCTCGTTGACGGCGAACAGTGGGATGGCGTCCACGTATTCGGGCTCGGCGCCGCGCAAGATGACACGCTCCACGCGGTTATTGCCCACGTGCAGTTCGTTCACCACGGGCTGCCCGAAGAAGAACGCGCGCGTGGTGAAGGGAGTCGCGATCTCGATCGACGGGCACGACTCGCGCAGGTACGGCGCGTATTCGTATTCGAGATACTTGCGGGAACGCAAACGCTCTGGTAGCCGGTTGAAGGGCTGGC harbors:
- a CDS encoding cold-shock protein, translating into MEQGTVKWFNDAKGFGFISRETGEDVFVHFSAIQASGFRSLREGQAVQFTVTKGPKGLQAENVQPL
- a CDS encoding ABC transporter permease produces the protein MTRAELKENLLNALATLRGHKVRSGLTVLGIVIGVTSVISVAAIIQGLNLYIQQRVESFGSRTYFISRFPFGQPFNRLPERLRSRKYLEYEYAPYLRESCPSIEIATPFTTRAFFFGQPVVNELHVGNNRVERVILRGAEPEYVDAIPLFAVNEGRFLSRFDEEHSRDVVVLGAGMADSLFPHTDPVGKTVHLNGRQYDVIGVFEKDPGLFGGPGVDMFAVIPLSNFRKNYPESKELLIAFTVRKGGDPQHAADEVTEAMRRLRRLHHGQENDFEVISSDFLTQLWNQLTGALVILTGIISSVGLLVGGIGVMNIMLISVTERTREIGVRRAIGARKSDIRVQFLLESVLLTGTGGALGIVLGILVATVVRNAFASVPATVSLFWVVAGVAMSVGVGLFFGSYPANRAANLDPIVCLRYE
- a CDS encoding cobalamin-dependent protein (Presence of a B(12) (cobalamin)-binding domain implies dependence on cobalamin itself, in one of its several forms, or in some unusual lineages, dependence on a cobalamin-like analog.), translating into MEPHPKGTKARILLSGVFGPYARDDEFGSRTINPMELFQNQVTRAQGAFSLRMFHRSWGIMMIQENISAPCTVLDFPTRERFAEELKREQYDVVGISSIIMNVWKVREMCRMVRELSPGTTILVGGHVAAIPGLERMIDADHIVKGEGIAWMREYLGEDPRAPIRHPHIVSAFGVRVMGLPDRPRPGRTAATFIPSVGCPMGCNFCTTSAFFGGKGKSVDFYETGDELFHVLCEIESALHVQSFFVMDENFLLNRTRALELLRRMKEHGKAWVFYVFSSANAIRKYSMQELVELGVSWIWLGLESPRSGYSKLNGTDTMALARELHAHGIKVLGSTIVGMEHHTPENIRDEIEYAVSHDTDFHQFMLYTPIPGTPLHQQMKEEGRLLEDMDPADIHGQFKFNFRHASISRDDSKRFLDWAFLRDFERNGPSLFRVCKTMLEGWKRYKDHPDARVRRRFEWEVRDLKATYAWLLWAMEKRLKKSNRSVSEQIHSLRRDLSKEFGVLRTRFLAAVIGPILLWAHKREEKRLAAGVTYEPPTIIERRNWAST